One window of Paludibacter propionicigenes WB4 genomic DNA carries:
- a CDS encoding helix-turn-helix domain-containing protein, translating into MKKIIVGEKISTLCADKNISKEELAERSGLTVAQIEFIENSDTVPSLSPLIKIARALGVRLGTFLDDSDELGPVVHRQTDSQKPATFSSQLSSANSHLDFFSLAASKTGRHMEPFLIDIKASPTNEPILSSHEGEEFIFVLEGSVRINYGKETHILHKGDSIYYDSIVDHLVSALNDTPAKIVAVVYTPL; encoded by the coding sequence ATGAAAAAAATCATTGTCGGAGAAAAAATCAGTACCTTATGTGCTGACAAAAACATTTCAAAAGAGGAGCTCGCCGAACGTTCAGGCCTTACTGTAGCTCAGATTGAGTTTATAGAAAACAGCGATACTGTACCATCTTTATCGCCACTGATAAAAATTGCCCGTGCGTTGGGTGTTCGTCTTGGTACTTTCCTTGATGACAGCGATGAATTGGGTCCTGTTGTTCATCGTCAAACCGATAGCCAAAAACCGGCTACATTCTCAAGCCAACTTTCAAGTGCTAATTCCCATCTCGACTTTTTCTCTTTGGCTGCCAGCAAAACAGGACGCCATATGGAGCCATTTCTAATTGACATCAAAGCTTCTCCGACAAACGAACCTATTTTGTCTTCGCATGAAGGGGAAGAGTTTATTTTTGTGTTAGAAGGTTCGGTGAGAATAAATTATGGAAAAGAAACTCATATTCTTCATAAGGGCGACAGTATTTATTATGATTCTATTGTCGACCATTTGGTTAGCGCCCTGAATGATACACCGGCAAAGATTGTTGCAGTTGTTTATACGCCACTTTAA
- a CDS encoding porin family protein, with amino-acid sequence MKKIIIASVLLLSVTFTYAQVNFGIKASYNSSLSMNNLSSVTSGSYNLNSVNSELSNGFQAGVFARFGFNKLYFQPEFLYNMGKKTDKISFQANSNSSVVTTFNKNVTVSTLDVPLLLGYKLLDLKVVNLRAFAGPKLRFNAGSSLDYSNLTTGGSVTQDQLEKDIKAAQLGLEAGVGVDVLMFTLDARLNLIKDMYQTKLNSTTIDNIRANTFVISLGWKLL; translated from the coding sequence ATGAAAAAAATTATTATTGCATCTGTGCTGTTACTCTCTGTTACTTTCACTTATGCACAAGTCAATTTTGGTATTAAAGCGAGTTATAACTCTTCACTCAGCATGAACAATTTGAGCTCTGTGACCTCTGGAAGTTATAATCTGAATTCTGTCAATTCAGAATTATCGAACGGCTTTCAAGCCGGGGTTTTTGCACGTTTCGGATTCAACAAACTGTACTTTCAACCGGAGTTTCTTTACAACATGGGAAAGAAAACGGATAAAATATCATTTCAAGCGAATTCCAATAGCAGCGTAGTAACGACCTTTAATAAAAATGTAACTGTTAGCACACTTGATGTACCATTACTTCTTGGATATAAGTTGTTGGATTTGAAAGTCGTAAATCTACGTGCATTTGCCGGTCCGAAACTTCGTTTCAATGCAGGTTCTTCGCTCGATTACAGCAACCTTACTACAGGCGGCAGTGTCACTCAGGATCAGTTAGAAAAAGATATTAAAGCCGCGCAACTAGGTCTGGAAGCCGGTGTCGGTGTTGATGTTTTGATGTTCACGTTGGATGCCCGTCTCAATTTGATTAAAGACATGTATCAAACAAAACTAAACAGTACTACTATTGATAATATCAGAGCAAATACCTTTGTTATTTCATTGGGTTGGAAATTACTCTAA
- a CDS encoding lytic transglycosylase domain-containing protein: protein MKKRTAIILLLIGCIQQSVFSIEPVYSFPIPDKTTFADKTISLERYDMRERYDREQIIIAYNHSVSFAIIKRANRYFPIIEPILKENGIPDDFKYLAVIESNLDPRAVSPAQAAGLWQLLPKTAQQFGLEVNDEIDERYHIEKSTIATCKYLKSAYAKFKNWTTVAASYNAGMGRISTEKENQQVEDSFDMLLSSESSRYVFRLLAMKRFLENPKAFGYILERNHFYQTVGTKDTIINSAVEDWTVWAQRKGISYYQLKDFNIWIRGRKLTNKDSKKYTIQIPNKEDITFNPDKIKIHNPTWISY, encoded by the coding sequence ATGAAGAAAAGAACTGCTATCATATTGCTTCTGATCGGATGCATTCAACAATCAGTATTTAGTATCGAACCTGTTTATTCTTTTCCGATTCCTGACAAAACAACTTTTGCCGATAAAACAATCTCGCTTGAAAGGTATGACATGCGCGAGCGCTATGATCGGGAACAAATAATAATTGCGTACAATCACTCCGTAAGTTTTGCCATTATCAAACGAGCCAACCGGTATTTCCCTATTATTGAGCCTATTCTCAAAGAAAATGGCATCCCTGACGATTTTAAATATCTAGCCGTAATAGAAAGTAATCTTGATCCGCGTGCTGTTTCACCGGCTCAGGCCGCCGGCTTATGGCAGCTACTCCCAAAAACAGCCCAGCAATTCGGACTGGAAGTAAATGACGAGATTGACGAACGCTATCACATTGAAAAATCTACAATTGCCACCTGCAAGTACCTGAAAAGCGCGTATGCAAAATTCAAAAACTGGACAACAGTTGCTGCATCGTACAATGCCGGGATGGGAAGAATATCTACCGAAAAGGAAAATCAACAGGTTGAGGATTCATTCGACATGCTGCTAAGTTCAGAAAGCAGCAGGTATGTATTCCGCCTTCTCGCCATGAAACGTTTTCTTGAAAATCCAAAAGCATTTGGCTACATTCTCGAGCGTAATCATTTTTATCAAACCGTTGGAACAAAAGACACTATCATAAATTCGGCTGTCGAAGATTGGACGGTATGGGCGCAACGCAAAGGCATAAGTTACTATCAACTTAAAGATTTCAATATTTGGATCAGAGGAAGAAAACTCACCAATAAAGACAGTAAAAAATATACTATCCAAATACCAAACAAAGAAGACATTACATTTAATCCTGATAAAATAAAGATTCACAATCCTACATGGATTAGCTATTAA
- the argS gene encoding arginine--tRNA ligase, which yields MNLETILGTVVANAVKTLYGLETEPNQIQLQKTKKEFEGDLTVVIFPFVKAARKSPEQTGQEIGEYLLQNNPVVSKYNVIKGFLNLSISKSYWLETLNLIHSTPAFGTKTATDDAELMMIEYSSPNTNKPLHLGHIRNNLLGHSIAEIQKANGWKVIKTNIVNDRGIHICKSMLAWKLFGNGETPDSSGLKGDHLVGKYYVIFDKHYKAEIKELIEKGMSEEEAKKSAPLILEAQKMLLAWENNDPEVRQLWETMNGWVYAGFDKTYTQMGVSFDKIYYESETYLEGKDKVEEGLANGVFYRREDGSVWADLTGDGLDEKLLLRADGTSVYMTQDIGTAKLRYDDYPINKMVYVVGNEQNYHFQVLSILLDKLGFEWGKSLVHFSYGMVELPEGKMKSREGTVVDADDLMSEMIETARETSQELGKLDNCTPEEIETIVRMVGLGSLKYFILKVDPRKNMTFNPKESIDFNGNTGPFIQYTHARIKSVLRKASEQGLEFGSINNTQLEISEKESYLVQSLTEFPAVVKQAGDEFSPALIANYIYDLVKEYNQFYHDFTILKEENAALKQFRLILSESIASVIKTGMGLLGIDVPERM from the coding sequence ATGAATTTAGAAACAATTCTTGGAACTGTAGTAGCCAATGCCGTAAAAACTCTTTACGGATTGGAAACCGAACCAAATCAAATACAACTTCAAAAAACAAAGAAAGAATTTGAGGGCGACCTCACGGTGGTTATTTTCCCATTCGTGAAAGCTGCACGCAAATCGCCCGAACAAACAGGACAAGAAATTGGCGAATATCTTCTGCAAAACAATCCTGTGGTTTCAAAATATAATGTCATCAAAGGATTTCTGAATTTGAGCATCAGTAAAAGTTATTGGCTCGAAACGTTGAATCTGATTCATTCCACCCCTGCATTCGGGACAAAAACTGCAACCGATGATGCTGAATTAATGATGATTGAATACTCATCGCCCAACACAAACAAACCTCTCCATTTAGGTCACATCCGCAATAATTTACTCGGTCACAGCATTGCTGAAATTCAGAAAGCAAACGGATGGAAAGTAATAAAAACCAATATTGTAAATGACCGTGGTATCCATATTTGTAAATCCATGCTTGCATGGAAACTTTTCGGAAATGGAGAAACTCCAGACAGTTCAGGTTTGAAAGGAGATCATCTGGTTGGAAAGTATTACGTTATTTTCGATAAGCATTACAAGGCAGAAATCAAGGAACTCATCGAAAAAGGCATGAGCGAAGAGGAAGCCAAAAAATCGGCACCGCTCATCCTCGAAGCGCAAAAAATGCTTTTGGCATGGGAAAACAACGACCCTGAAGTTCGTCAGCTATGGGAAACCATGAATGGTTGGGTATATGCCGGATTTGATAAGACTTATACGCAAATGGGTGTAAGTTTTGATAAAATATACTACGAATCTGAAACATACCTCGAAGGTAAAGATAAAGTAGAAGAAGGACTGGCCAACGGAGTTTTTTATCGCAGAGAAGATGGCTCTGTATGGGCAGATTTGACAGGGGATGGCCTCGATGAGAAGCTTCTTTTGCGCGCCGATGGCACTTCGGTGTATATGACTCAGGACATAGGCACGGCTAAACTTCGTTACGACGATTATCCTATCAATAAGATGGTTTACGTAGTTGGGAATGAACAAAACTACCATTTTCAGGTACTTTCTATTTTATTAGACAAACTGGGATTTGAGTGGGGAAAGAGTTTGGTACATTTCTCTTATGGCATGGTAGAATTACCCGAAGGCAAAATGAAGAGCCGCGAAGGCACAGTTGTTGATGCAGACGATTTAATGTCGGAAATGATTGAAACCGCCAGAGAAACTTCGCAGGAGTTGGGCAAGTTAGACAATTGCACACCCGAAGAAATAGAAACTATAGTAAGAATGGTTGGTCTGGGATCACTTAAATACTTTATTTTGAAAGTGGATCCACGAAAAAACATGACTTTCAACCCGAAAGAATCAATTGATTTCAATGGTAATACAGGTCCGTTCATACAGTATACGCATGCCAGAATAAAGTCCGTTCTTCGCAAAGCATCAGAACAAGGATTGGAATTTGGCTCAATAAACAATACGCAGCTCGAAATTTCGGAAAAAGAAAGCTATCTGGTTCAGTCTCTCACCGAGTTTCCTGCCGTGGTAAAACAAGCCGGAGACGAATTTAGTCCTGCTTTAATTGCCAATTACATTTATGATTTGGTAAAGGAATATAACCAATTCTATCATGATTTTACTATACTGAAAGAAGAAAATGCAGCGTTAAAGCAGTTCAGACTTATTCTGTCTGAATCAATTGCTTCAGTCATAAAAACCGGTATGGGACTATTGGGAATAGATGTTCCTGAACGCATGTAA
- a CDS encoding Lrp/AsnC family transcriptional regulator translates to MAQHQIDRLDKKILQLISQDARIPFLEVARECNVSGAAIHQRIQKLRNTGIIKGSEFVVDTYKVGFQTCAYIGITLSDIKMFNAVVEELKKVPEVVECHYATGKYSMFVKIYAKDNRHLLQIILEHLTLIPGIAHTETFQISLDEIFRRQLSVFEIESTIDVIDEEE, encoded by the coding sequence ATGGCACAACATCAAATAGACAGATTAGACAAAAAAATTCTTCAGCTCATTTCGCAGGATGCACGTATTCCTTTTTTGGAAGTGGCACGCGAATGTAATGTTTCAGGAGCTGCTATTCATCAACGCATTCAAAAACTTCGGAATACAGGTATTATAAAAGGTTCTGAATTCGTTGTAGATACGTACAAAGTAGGTTTTCAGACTTGTGCTTATATTGGAATCACGTTGAGTGATATTAAAATGTTTAACGCAGTGGTAGAGGAGTTGAAAAAGGTTCCTGAAGTCGTAGAATGTCATTACGCAACAGGCAAATACTCTATGTTCGTGAAAATCTATGCAAAAGACAATCGTCATTTGTTGCAAATAATTCTGGAACATCTGACATTGATTCCTGGCATAGCGCACACCGAAACATTCCAGATTTCGTTGGATGAAATTTTCCGTCGCCAGCTTTCTGTATTTGAAATTGAATCGACAATTGATGTTATTGATGAGGAAGAGTAA
- a CDS encoding S41 family peptidase has protein sequence MKKIIQLSIFVFCFSTVIYGASKPEQRTFRISKNLTIFNSVFRDLDIHYVDTLNYDKMIKTSIDNMLEKLDPYTVYMPEEETDDLKFMTTGEYAGIGALISKSDRGVVISEPYEGKPAQRNGVRAGDIILQIDGKYVNGLTVSEVSALLKGTPNTTIKLRLDRPGGKAPIEISFLREKIQMNPVSYSAVVADKVGYVLLNEFTERAAIELKDAISDLVKQHQIESLVLDIRNNGGGLIDEAVKIVGYFVPKGTAVVTTKGKNKESERTYKTPTEPIFPQMKLVVLANRSSASASEILAGSLQDLDRAVIVGERTFGKGLVQNILPISYGGHLKVTTAKYYIPSGRCIQAIDYSHRNEDGSVGHIPDSLTSEFKTKNGRKVRDGGGIVPDTLTKDDRKVNIAYYIYSQNLYFEFATQYVLKHPHIASPAEFKLSDEDFKAFTDYLIEKKFTYTTQTEKYYKELINIAKIEGLDKRASDEFDALKAKLIPDISKSIEENREEVAELLSLEIIKRYYYQKGEIQYSLRTDKDLKVALGLLMPQGGYDKILK, from the coding sequence ATGAAGAAAATAATACAACTTTCCATTTTTGTTTTTTGCTTTAGCACTGTGATTTACGGAGCTTCAAAGCCCGAACAACGGACATTCAGAATCAGCAAAAACCTTACTATATTCAATTCGGTGTTTCGTGACCTGGATATACACTATGTAGATACCTTGAATTACGATAAAATGATAAAGACCTCTATTGATAATATGTTGGAGAAGCTCGATCCGTACACCGTTTATATGCCCGAAGAGGAAACCGACGACTTGAAATTTATGACTACCGGTGAGTATGCCGGAATTGGTGCGCTTATTTCTAAAAGTGACAGAGGAGTTGTAATTTCTGAACCTTACGAAGGTAAACCTGCGCAGCGAAACGGGGTTCGTGCCGGAGATATTATCCTTCAGATCGATGGTAAGTATGTGAATGGATTGACTGTTAGCGAGGTAAGTGCGCTGCTCAAAGGAACTCCCAATACGACTATTAAGCTAAGGTTGGATAGACCGGGAGGTAAGGCGCCGATTGAAATATCGTTCCTAAGAGAGAAAATACAGATGAATCCGGTATCGTACTCTGCTGTTGTTGCCGATAAAGTGGGATATGTGCTGTTGAATGAATTTACCGAAAGAGCAGCTATCGAATTGAAAGATGCTATTTCAGATCTTGTTAAGCAACATCAAATTGAGTCTTTGGTATTGGATATTCGCAATAATGGCGGTGGACTAATTGATGAGGCTGTGAAGATTGTCGGCTATTTTGTGCCTAAAGGTACGGCTGTAGTTACCACCAAAGGTAAGAATAAAGAATCGGAGAGAACATACAAAACACCTACTGAACCGATATTTCCACAGATGAAACTGGTAGTGCTGGCCAATCGTTCTTCTGCATCCGCTTCCGAAATATTAGCCGGTTCTCTTCAGGATTTGGATAGAGCTGTGATAGTAGGTGAACGAACTTTCGGTAAAGGTTTGGTTCAAAACATCCTCCCTATAAGCTATGGCGGACACTTAAAAGTTACTACGGCTAAATACTATATCCCAAGCGGTCGGTGTATTCAGGCTATTGATTATAGTCACAGAAATGAAGACGGTAGTGTAGGTCATATTCCGGATAGCCTCACTTCGGAGTTTAAAACCAAAAATGGTCGTAAAGTGCGCGATGGAGGCGGTATTGTACCGGATACGCTTACCAAGGATGATCGTAAGGTAAACATTGCGTACTATATTTATTCACAAAATCTGTATTTCGAGTTTGCCACTCAGTATGTTTTGAAACATCCGCATATTGCTTCTCCAGCCGAGTTTAAATTATCTGATGAAGATTTTAAAGCTTTTACTGATTACTTGATTGAAAAGAAATTCACTTATACTACACAAACTGAAAAGTACTATAAAGAATTGATTAATATCGCCAAAATAGAAGGTTTGGACAAAAGAGCAAGTGATGAATTTGATGCGTTGAAAGCCAAATTGATACCAGATATTTCAAAAAGTATAGAGGAGAATAGAGAGGAAGTTGCGGAATTGTTGAGTCTCGAAATTATTAAAAGATATTATTATCAAAAAGGAGAAATTCAATATTCACTTCGTACAGACAAAGATTTGAAAGTAGCGTTGGGTTTGCTGATGCCTCAGGGTGGTTATGATAAGATATTGAAATAA
- the coaD gene encoding pantetheine-phosphate adenylyltransferase, whose amino-acid sequence MKRAIFPGTFDPFTIGHYSIVQRGLSFFDEIVIGIGLNQSKKTLFSVDKRLDIIRQAFIDDSRVKVASYDSLTVDFALSVDANFVLRGLRSVVDFEYERSIADANRKLTGIETVILFTESEYSFISSTVTRDLIAFGKDISTFLPPNVKL is encoded by the coding sequence ATGAAAAGAGCAATTTTTCCAGGAACATTCGATCCGTTTACTATCGGACATTATAGCATTGTGCAGCGCGGGTTATCTTTTTTTGACGAAATAGTGATAGGCATTGGTCTTAATCAGTCAAAAAAGACACTTTTCTCGGTCGATAAGCGGCTCGATATTATACGGCAGGCTTTTATAGATGATTCCAGAGTGAAGGTGGCATCGTATGATAGCCTGACGGTAGATTTTGCTCTTTCAGTCGATGCCAACTTTGTGTTGAGAGGACTTCGCTCGGTGGTGGATTTTGAGTACGAGCGATCGATAGCCGATGCCAACCGAAAACTTACAGGCATTGAAACTGTTATACTTTTTACCGAATCGGAATACTCCTTTATATCATCTACAGTTACACGCGATTTAATTGCATTTGGAAAAGATATATCTACATTTCTTCCTCCTAATGTAAAGCTGTAG